A window of Fusarium fujikuroi IMI 58289 draft genome, chromosome FFUJ_chr10 genomic DNA:
GGTTTGGACTCGACAGGCTAGTtctttgatatcatcatACTACGTGAATTATTTGGGAGCGGATCTTTTGCTTAGATTCAATATGTTCATTGCATAAGGTAACTTTGTACGGGTCATAAATGTAGATACATGGACAACACAGCTCTGCTGCTTGTGAAACGTGAACCGACTAGCGGCTACCAATGAATATCAGAGCCCAAGGCATGCCCGTTGCCCAGCTCTTTGGTCCCAAGCTCGACGTGGGGGACTAGAAACCACTTGTCTGCACCATCTCGGAAGCGTCTTAGATAGATTGGACGGAAGGGCCAGGGATGGGGTAGGAAGAGAAAGACTGgtagaggttgaagaggataCCAGGGTCGGTAGGGGTGTAGAAGGTGGTGAAgtcaccaccaccgctgATGGCCTGGCCGCCACTGCCAGTAaccttgaggttgatgcaCTGGGGGTAGGCCTGAGCACCGTTGGCCTGGCCAGCAGAGTGAAGACCAATGATCTCGTGTCGGAGAACGTAATTTCCggccttgaggttcttgggGACGGTGAACTTCCACGAGAAGCCATCGCGGATGAGATCGTCAGAGGCCCAGTCACCGGGGTTGTTGCCCGACTTGAGACCCTTCTGAGCGACCTTGACCCATCGGAGGCTCTGCTTGTTAATGCTGGCAAAGTCGCCGCTGACGGGAGCGAGGTACTCAGTGACGGGACCATGGTGAGACTCGGGCCAGGTATCCCATTTCAGGGtgacaacatcaccagcgGCAACGACGACGGAGTTGGAGACGGGCTTAGCGCTCTTGTGGCAGATGATATCGGCGGTCTTGAAGGCATCGGGTGCGACGAAGCCGTTGTCCTGGTTGCCAGCAGCCCAGCCGACAGCGTCAGAGGGAGCACCGTGGGGAATACCACCGGTGTACTCCTTGCCACCGGCAATGACCTTTGCGACGTGACCGTGGGCGTTGGCTCCAGCGAGGAGAGCAGCCACGACACCGAGAGAGAGATTGCAGTGCATGTTTGCGGTTTAGAAACTGGTAAAGACAAGAAGGCTTGTTGGCAAAGGTCGATTGGTGAGAAGTGAAGAGAAGCTTGCTGGAAGGCTGGTTTGGAATATCTCGACAAGACTCTCTCACATTTATATAGCCATCTGATCCATAATACCTACATGGAGCATCTATTCCTGTGAGTCTATACACAAAGCAAGGTGACCCTTTTGGTCGACGGAGATAAAACTGGAACTAGACGAATTCGTGCCCTATCGAAAGGAGTATCAGCATCCGTGTTTCCCAAAGGGAGCTAGGATCGTCATCGACAGCCACATCAAGAGGGCCGATATTAAAGGGGGTAGTAGCCAAGCGTCTCGCTTTAAGAGCTGGCGTATCGCCTGGCATTATTTCGGTCTGCAGTGTAGCATCAGATCCATTGCGTCTTTTCGGCCATCGGACAGAAGAGCCGCCTGTCGATTCGCTGTGTCATGTTTCAGGAACAAAAAATGACCAAGAAAAATCGGAACGTGAGCCCGATTATCCGCCTGTCTAAAGCAACGTCTTGGCGAGATCTTGCCTGAAACAGATTGGACGGGTACTGTGTCTCCATAGCCGCCTCAGATTTATTAGTGACAGTATGCGAAAATAATGGGCGAAACGCGTATTTAGAGTTTGATTCGTGGAAAACTGAGTCTTTTAATTCGTCCTGTTTCACAGCGGGTTTTTCATCTATCAGAGAGAAACGTCCCGGTTTAATTCCTGTTGATCGCGTGGCACTAAAGTAGCTTCCCGGAGGGTTGGTTAAGCATATAATGGCAATGCAGCATGCAATCATCACGATAACTATAGATAGGAGAATATCTGCGGCACGGCCGAGTTCAGATGACTTGCTATGAATACCAAGCCGGAGAGGTCGAGTGCTTATTACTGTATTGGGATGAGCAGGGAAACAAGAAGATGCGAACCGCTCGATCGCAATAGCCATGGATCAAGATGTCATCGTGGTATGAATCGTGTCACGGTGGAGATGTATGCAAGCTTTGACCAAGATGGACGAGTTTTCCCGTGGCCCTGTTTCAAGAAACAGGGTTACGCGGCCCGGTGTTTGCATTCCCAAgcattctttgcttcttctcgcttgGATAGACGGGATGCCATGTCGATGGAGGTGTGAAACGAGATGATCCAGTAACACGGTGGTGAATCGTCTGATGTAGACGGGTGTTGGCGTTTATGCGTGTTTTGGTTTCAGGCTCTCCAGCACGCTGACGTCTTTAGATCTACGACTTCAGAATTAAAGTTGCTCACAGGTTTCTAGGCCAAATCGATCCTGACATGAACTGAGCTGCTGACAGAGGTTTTCTGATGCACAGTGGCAGTAGTGAATGGGCTATTGTCGTTATCACCTGCAGTTGCAGGTCTACCAagcacatacgaccataggtagtggaaaatacgggatcccgtctgctctcccatagtcaagccactaaccggcggattagtagttgggtcggtgacgaccagcgaatccccgctgttgtatgtagAATTCTCtttttgttggtggtgaaggaTAAGTCAGACCCTTATGGGAGGAATTTTTTAGTCTGCGTCCAGAGCGCACGTGATGGAACCAACTTTGATTGGATGGGGATTACCGGGTAATTTCCTGATGTTACTCTTGCAGCTGGGCTAAATCTCTTACCCTAGATGTGCTCTTTGATGCTGTGAATAAGAGACAAAGCTGAAAGCATGAATGTGATATTAAATGTCGTTGTGCTTCAATGGTCTTGGAGCAAAATGGCTCTTTTTAATCGTGTTGCGTAGCAATGTAAAGGATATTTCACGCTATAAAATGTTAATAAGAATCTGCAAAGCGCTCACGACAGACAGAACTTAACAACTCATTGACCTTCGAAAAAAAACACCCACATGAATTTTACAGGCAAATAACAAGTCGTTTAACGGATAGCGAGCTCCCTTCTGAAGATTTGTGTACTTCGGAGCTTGACGACACATTGCACATATTGCATACATCAAATTTTTGACATGCCATATATACTGAAAAACCAAGCATGGACATCTGATCACTGCAAAACGAACCCAACGCCACGAGTCCAAGCAACAAGACACTTTCAGCGCGTTGTTCTACCATTTATTCACTATTTACACTCTTCTTCACTACCCAGGCAAGCCCAGGAAAGCAATGAAAAGGGATGGAGCTCAACAAGCGCGCGTTCGCGTCACCTAGAGGCAGTGTAATACTAGGGACACTGTGGACGGGATCATATGCAAGCATAGAGGAAGCCGTCCGCTGGCCAAAAATAGGAATAATCACGATTGATGTCCTTAGACATCTTTCAGAGATTAAACTGAAAAGAACAGATACTACACTTGATCTAAGCCAAAAGGCAAAGAGAGCtaaggagaaaagaagaagagaagcgtAGCTTTGGCGGGCTCGACGAGAAATTTATACTGAAGACCGGGGCGGTGAAAACCAAGGTTTGGCAGAATATGGTTCGGGACCTTAGGCATTTGGTGGTTGAAAATGCGGTGGCTGGGTGAAGGTTCATTTCGCTTGGTCGAAGCGAAAGCGTCACAGCATCATTGACCAGTAGACGAAAGTCTGGCTCCCACTGCCTCAATCGTTGCCTGCCACAATTGACAGAGTTCGAGGCAGTGCAAAGATAATTCTGGAGGGGTTGAAGATGCACCAATTGACCGCATCATTTGCCGCGCCTCTTCAGGTCGCATCATAAAGTTTCTTCGTCGCTGAGTGTCAAAGCTGGGACGGGACACGTGGGCGAGCCTCGCGATATCACAGATCGATTCGTCCGACGTCACATTCAAGAGAGTTCCCTATTAGAAAGACTGCATATATCCGGGTCGCAATTCGCTGCGCCAAGAACCTCCAAGTTCTGGGTTATCGAGTACTCGGTTGCCCTGTGTATATCCGCCTGGCTCAAGCACAAAAATGTCTGCGACGATCAAAATGGTTGCAAAACTAACCTGCCAGCCgaaaaaaatattaattcCTTGAAGTGTACTACGTATTTTTCCTCGATGCCTTGGCCGACCTTGAAGACATCATGACTAAATGTAATCTGACATCGCTAATTTGTCGTGTGTCGACATCAAATGAATGGAGCGCTTGGGCGACAGTATTATTTCCAGTTGACATTATCTACTCGAATGGACTGACATATTCGCAAGTCGTTCATCGTAAGATCATTACATGAAGTCCGCCTCAATCAAACCCCCAAATAATTATGCGCAACCATCAGACTTGTAAACAAGAGCTGACGGATCCTCCTTCTGCAAATAGTTCTGCTCAATCAAAAACTTGACATTGCCAGTTTCACCAGTGAAGAACTGCGCTCCGAGACCGGGCTGCCCAAACCAAGGCGCGATAGGTCCTCCAACCACTGTAAGAGGCTTGATGACCCGGTAGACGTGATAGTTGTACGGGAAGTCTGGGGTATCGGGGTTCGTAGCCAAGTTCGAGGGAGGGAGAGCTCTTTGCGAGTAGGGAGCAGAGGCAGCAGAGACGTACGATCCTAAAATACTACTGTTAGACTGTGCTGTTGGATCGAGGCGACGCGAGCCGACGCGACTTACCATATTCGCTTCCAAATCGATCTACGAGAGTTCCGACCTGGAGAACCATGCTGCCGTTGATGGCATTGCCATTCGCGTCAAGCTGGAAGCCATTCTGCGGAGGGTACTTGTAGTTGCCCTTCTCATCTGTCCATGTCTGGAGGAATTGAATTGGTGTAAGCCCACCAAAGCGGTTGTAGCTCTCCACGGTTGCGCTGAGCGGGAGCTTCTTTGGGAGCTTTGTAGGGCCGAGCCGAGCATCGCGGCAGATGTAGTCTTTGGAGCTGGATCCACCGTCGCGAGTGCCGGAACAATCGCACGCTGCTCTCTCAGCGACAATTGGGTTGGGTAGAGCTGAGACTGTGGAGAGGCACAGCAGCGACGAGAGGAGAAAAGAGGGAAGCATTTTGTATCGAGGTTGTTATCGCGTCAGGGAACATGGACTTGGAGATGAGCTGCTGCCCTCAGGAACAAAGGACAGATGCATCTTCTTATACATATCAGCCGTGTCTAAGCCAAGAGCGCATGTGAAGCTATTGATATTGTGTCTCTGTTGACGAGCTGAGATCTGCATGATGACTCCGCTGTTACTCTGATGGCCTCAGACGGCGCATCCGAGCTGAGCAGAATGTCTTACTCTCCCCTCCTTTGGTGCAAGGATACAGTGGGCTAATGCAGGAATGCCGGCAAATGAGCTAGAATGGCAGTGAGTGATGTAGATGCCCATATTCACATGGCCTCAACAAAGTAATTACGATACGTAATGACCTGACCTTGAGTAATTGAAAAGCACATGAAAGAAGCGGTCGCGGTCAGATTGAGGGTCGAACTCATGCCCCAAATAATTTTGATGCTCGTTGAGCTTTTGCACGTCGATGGAAGATGGCCTAAAGATGCACTATCGAATCTCGCTGCCGTGTTTTGTTCCAGGCCTGGTGAGACAGCAACCTCTCCGCGATTTAGTGCGTTGCTAGGCTGTAAGCCTTGTGAATTAGTTGATTGCTCCCCCATGCATGGAACCTTTTAGCAGAATAACGGGCATCATTTGTCGGTCCCTCTGCACAACAACCAGCCATTCTTTTAGGGATTCGACGGTCGTTTTTTGGTTGTCTGAAAGCTGACTTCCAGGTGGCTGGCTGATTGACCAAACGAGCACTGTGCATATCAGCTAAGACATGGCTTCACGCGCTACAGCGCATTTCGTCTTACGTAGTGCAGTACCCATCTCCGACA
This region includes:
- a CDS encoding related to endoglucanase IV precursor, encoding MHCNLSLGVVAALLAGANAHGHVAKVIAGGKEYTGGIPHGAPSDAVGWAAGNQDNGFVAPDAFKTADIICHKSAKPVSNSVVVAAGDVVTLKWDTWPESHHGPVTEYLAPVSGDFASINKQSLRWVKVAQKGLKSGNNPGDWASDDLIRDGFSWKFTVPKNLKAGNYVLRHEIIGLHSAGQANGAQAYPQCINLKVTGSGGQAISGGGDFTTFYTPTDPGILFNLYQSFSSYPIPGPSVQSI